TTAAAGTGATTGAATTAGGCAGCAGAGAGACtcaaaatttattttatgaagaaacaatggttatttataaatattttgaatcttAGATAATGATTGATCTCTTATTTATGTCattaatgattttatatattaGAGTGATTATTAATGTTGTGGGTAATCATGAAGCCCTACTTCTTCTCTTGTGGCCCAGATTTCCTTTCAAGGCCCAATTTTGGCCAGCAAATCATCAGAGATCCAATGAGTCCAAAAGAGTATCACATAATGGAAAATTAGAAAGATGCATATAACATGATCCataatttatcttttatttatgTTGTCACATGATAGCATAATTTTATATAGATTACGCAATATTATGCATAATAGAGAAAGTAAAAGCTAAACAAAAGGTAGTGGACAATAATATATGTAATTAAATATTATAAGGAAAAAGGAAAGAGATAAGTCTTGAATCTGGTTGAGGATTCCATTCTATAAGAAAGCTTCTTCTTgatgaaatatattatttttctaaatAAAGAATATTATTTTCTAAATCAAATCAAGAATGTTTATTATGTTTAAAGATTATATATGATCTTTTTccttatttttgttttatttttctttcttaaacTCGAtgtctatataaaaaaaaaagaggaaatagATTAtggtttttttaatttatttttttatttttctattattaaattttcttcctctctcttcaataatttttttaataaaaaaattgaagaaaaaaaatcattagatCAAATGATATCTATAACGCTTATACGTGACTTTAAACAGCCATGGTTCGTTTACAGGTGAGACCCAAAAAGGACGAGAGGAGGACAGTTTCTCCTTCCCGTCCTCTATGGTACTCCTCATCTTCCTTCTTTTCCTCTTCCCTTCCTTTCCCTTCCCGTTCGAACGGAGATAACGCCAACTGCTAATTATTTTTGTATTCATCAATCAAAAGTACCAACGTAGAGCATGTTAGAGACGGACCACAGTTTCCATGCGAAAACAACTACATGTTGGACCTGGACAGTATATTCTCTTTGGTCCTCAGGGAGAAGGGTTGAGATTGTGAGTAAAACGGTAGAGAAGAGAGAACTCATGTTTGACAGAGATTATTTGCTGGTAGCAACGAAGCCATGACTCGATCATCACATGGGAAGAACCCATCAGAGATTCCATTCCATCTACGAAAGAAGATAGATAATAAGAAGCTTCCATGGCCGGGTAAAATAGGAAGCAACCAGCAGCTTCTCATGCTCAACCCGCAACCTCGACTACATGACTGCCGCATTGTTGTTCCTTGGGCTCGCTCCGTGGCCTAAACATCACCCATGGAAGAAGCACGGCAGAGCTAATTATACGATGATCTCATCTGGTGTGACGACGAACCTCGTTCGTTTCTGCAGGAGTTGATTGATGATGGAAACACAAATCAGCAGATTAAAAACAGCTCAAAATGGTAGTTCTTGTGCTCTGCATCTGCAGAGCAGTGGATTCCACCCGATGCATTCATGTCGGGTGTGAGATATTTAACAGGAAATGGAAGACTGCATTCTTTTTCTTGGAGAAAGGAAAAGAGTGCTTAACTAAGAGGTGCAGCAGAGGGCAAGCAAAGGCTCCTAGGAAGAGGGAGATGGAGTACCTCCTTTCGGCGATCGGCCGTCGGTTGCAGCAATTTCTGTTGAACGCCGTCCTTCTCCACACACAGCTGCATGATCTTGTTGGCGGCCTCCGCAGCGTCCCTGCTGTCCTGCATCAGCTTCTCCACTTGAACCTTGGGCAGCCTCACCCGAAGGCGGACCGCCCCATCCTTGGCCTCCTCGACGTCCACCGAGCACCTACCGGCGAGCGACAGATCCGACATCGAGCGGCGGGTGAGCCTGAGGCTCTCCAGCCGTTCCTTGGCGCCCACCTGGAGCTGCCCGGACCAGGCCCTCCGTGGCGCTCCTCGGCCCCGGAGCTGGGTGAGCTCAACGAGAAAGTAGAGTTTCCCTCGTTGGAGCTGCGCATCCGGGTCAAGCGGCCTGGCCCGGAGGGAGAGGCGCTTGACCTCGTCGGATTCGAGGAGGGCGTGGCCCGGGTGGTCTCGGAGCACGGTAATCGCCTGAGCCGGAGGCTTCACCTTGAACGTGGTGCCATCTATCTTCATGATCTTGGCAGCCTTCTTCCTCCCACCCAAAGCATTGCCCATGTCTTCTTCCTCGCCCTGCTTCTCGCTTGGCTTCGATAGATCAGGAGAAGCAAGGAAATAAAGACGATGAGGTAGCGACAGGTCTTGTTCGATGTGGACTAAACTAGAGGGCAAACTGGAAGCAAATGGTGCATGTGCCGACGAGGTCTTCCAAGTTGAGGTTCATATAATAATATGGATCATCAAGTTGCATGTGTAGGCAAAGGACACTTGACAGCATCCACCACGATGCAAGCAAGCAATGCCTTGATCGAAAGGTTCTCCATTGTTATGGAGATGCTTCCTCATCAAGGCTCGTACTACCATCTTAAGCCTCACATGGGATGTTGGGTTTGAGTATTCCTCGGTACTTATGGTACACCCACGTGTCACCTCACATGAATGTACGGTGAGATTTTGAGAAGCACCAGTGATGGGAAGCTTTTATTTCGCGTGGTGACTTGAACAACTCGACCCATCAATCGTATTCATATTATAACGTTTGTGGGCTCGCTTTCACGTCTCTTCTACCAACTGCGTGCGTACCCGTACAGGAAATCTTCTTCAACGTACCCAATCACCATGGCGACAAGGCTCGGCTTCTCTCTTCCCCCATCGAAAGCGCGCGATGGGCCTCGCCGATGACACGGGACTAATTTTGTATTTATTGCTGCATCAAATAATCTACAAACCCAACATAATATATGAAACTATAAATTGAAGGTAACACTGGCTTTTGTCTTTCTATCTTATCTTGGTATCACATGAAGCATCTCTAGTTTGAGGCTTATACAATGTTCCTCCCCCACCAGTTGAGACTTCGATGTAGATTTGGTTTTATTAGAATTCCTTCCATGATCTTGAAGAAATTAGTAGGACTGTAGAGCTTCACTTCCTCTCATTATTGGAGTAGAACCTCAGCACCACGTAGAAGAAGAACCTATAGAGCACACCCCACGCAAGAAGTATGGCGACGTCGGCCCACACGTTCTCGAAATGTATGTCCATGGTCGACAGCACGTCCTCCCCGATCAACGGGCAGTCAACTTTCAGATGCCTGTGAAGGTCGCTAAAGCTGATATTGCCCAGCGGGCCCGGCGAGAGGTCACTGAAGCTCCCAGAGTAGCACCGATCTCCTTTGAACTCGTTCGTCAGCAACGCCTCGAAGGGGTACTTGATCGCCGAGATGTAGTGCAGCCACCGCCAATAGACTGGAATTCTCGACTGCTTCAAGAAGAAGCCGCACATCAGGAAGAAAAGCGCGGTGGTTGCGATCACCACTGCGTAGCCCGTGATGTAGCTTGGCACCAGCGCGCTGACGAGCATCACGTACGCGTTCGTCGTAATAAGCGATGCGTACAGGATTATCCAGAAGTACAGCAGGCTGCTCTTGAGTCTCAGCATCAGCTTCGTGATGATGGCGAAGGTGAATCCCTGGGCGGCGAAAAAAGGCAGGTAAACCAGTAGAGTGGAGACGACATAGGACGAGGCGCGGTAGGCGTTGTAGGACGTCTCGCGGATGAATATGAAGCGCTCTTGAATGAATGTGGGCACGGCGTCGTTGGAGGAGAAGAAGACGAGGCAGACTGCGAAGATGTAGAAGTTGAGTAGGCGGTTGATGGTCGTGAAGTCGTCGCCGTTGAGACGGTGGAAGAGCGTGGACAGGATTACCGCCATGACGGTGAGCACGATCTCGCGAGACAGGAAGAGCTCGGGAGTGCGGACCACGTTGAGCGCGTTGCGGTGCGAGAGGACCAATACTTCGCGTATCCACGGGTTGGCGTACTCTGCTCCCTCCTCGTAGCCGTCCAGTGGTTCAGGGTCGTCGGGGTCAATAGATGACGGTGGCGCACTGATGAAGACTGgggtcgtcggaggaggaataggAGAAGCATCATGTGGTGTCCGTGGGCGGGCGGTAGTGTAGTAGCTCGAGACAGGGGTCTTGGCAGGGGTGCGGCCAGGTGTCAGAGCTGGAGTCCAGTTTGGTTGCCGTCGAGGGGTGTTGGTGACGCCACGGTACAGCCAGACCGAGAAGTCTTTGTAGAAATGCGAGGCTAATCTCGGGTTGCTTCCTCCACTGCGGAAGGGCGTCTGTGCTATCTTCTTCCTTTCTCGAGATTTGTCGAAGtcttcgtcgtcgtcatcatcgtaCGGCTCGAACATGTTCGGATTCACTCCTGGCGTAGAGGCGCCGTCTGATAATTGACCGCTGTGGAGTGTGATCCGAGGGGGGATGCGAGTGGTGGATTTATGGAATGGCGCTCGTGGGGTCTTGGGAGTCTTCGGGATTGGGGTTCTTGCAGCTTGGTTGGGCTTGCGGCCATCACGCTGGTAAAGTACCAATGGCTCGAGTCCAAGAGTGGATTCGTCATACTCCTTGATGACGTCCAAAAGATGTTCGATGCTGTTCTCGCCTTCGGGAACCTGTCGGCCGAATCCCGAAAGGTGTTCTGGAAGATTCCACCCGATGCAtttgatatgacaaaaaatgacagacccagcacagccggacgagacagaagcaggtaacggttgaagctcaCTCATACCCTGCGATCTCCTGGTCTCCCACgtagccccagtggcaatgtcagacgccaccaaaggtacagtcctaccctgcagacagctacgtcaggtaacatcaaacctcctctataaataccccgaaGCCCTGAACAAAAAGGggagaggaactcactcagacacaaaacactcagaggctcttcttctgcctcatccactatcccctccacatctttctctaacttgatcgtcgaaggggtcgggccgagctcccggcccgacctgtgtgcaggtgtgagacggtgtcgcctcttctcgaagctgcggcggagctgcctcccgacccgaaccgccgactcgacttgccgaaccgacctcccgacccgaaccaccgagctcggccgccgggagaccctgAGGgacgcccccacggagatcaccgccttccggacccgaaccgagccgtgacgaccccgaggccacggctaaaaaagttacttatcgTAACAgaatggtgctagaaggagggcccggaatgacggtacgttagtcttctccttggttgctccact
This genomic stretch from Musa acuminata AAA Group cultivar baxijiao chromosome BXJ3-9, Cavendish_Baxijiao_AAA, whole genome shotgun sequence harbors:
- the LOC135649679 gene encoding ABC transporter G family member STR-like isoform X3 gives rise to the protein MGNALGGRKKAAKIMKIDGTTFKVKPPAQAITVLRDHPGHVLLESDEVKRLSLRARPLDPDAQLQRGKLYFLVELTQLRGRGAPRRAWSGQLQVGAKERLESLRLTRRSMSDLSLAGRCSVDVEEAKDGAVRLRVRLPKVQVEKLMQDSRDAAEAANKIMQLCVEKDGVQQKLLQPTADRRKEGFTFAIITKLMLRLKSSLLYFWIILYASLITTNAYVMLVSALVPSYITGYAVVIATTALFFLMCGFFLKQSRIPVYWRWLHYISAIKYPFEALLTNEFKGDRCYSGSFSDLSPGPLGNISFSDLHRHLKVDCPLIGEDVLSTMDIHFENVWADVAILLAWGVLYRFFFYVVLRFYSNNERK
- the LOC135649679 gene encoding uncharacterized protein LOC135649679 isoform X2; the protein is MGNALGGRKKAAKIMKIDGTTFKVKPPAQAITVLRDHPGHVLLESDEVKRLSLRARPLDPDAQLQRGKLYFLVELTQLRGRGAPRRAWSGQLQVGAKERLESLRLTRRSMSDLSLAGRCSVDVEEAKDGAVRLRVRLPKVQVEKLMQDSRDAAEAANKIMQLCVEKDGVQQKLLQPTADRRKEPSEKQGEEEDMGNALGGRKKAAKIMKIDGTTFKVKPPAQAITVLRDHPGHALLESDEVKRLSLRARPLDPDAQLQRGKLYFLVELTQLRGRGAPRRAWSGQLQVGAKERLESLRLTRRSMSDLSLAGRCSVDVEEAKDGAVRLRVRLPKVQVEKLMQDSRDAAEAANKIMQLCVEKDGVQQKLLQPTADRRKEKRTRFVVTPDEIIV
- the LOC135649679 gene encoding uncharacterized protein LOC135649679 isoform X1 gives rise to the protein MGNALGGRKKAAKIMKIDGTTFKVKPPAQAITVLRDHPGHVLLESDEVKRLSLRARPLDPDAQLQRGKLYFLVELTQLRGRGAPRRAWSGQLQVGAKERLESLRLTRRSMSDLSLAGRCSVDVEEAKDGAVRLRVRLPKVQVEKLMQDSRDAAEAANKIMQLCVEKDGVQQKLLQPTADRRKEPSEKQGEEEDMGNALGGRKKAAKIMKIDGTTFKVKPPAQAITVLRDHPGHALLESDEVKRLSLRARPLDPDAQLQRGKLYFLVELTQLRGRGAPRRAWSGQLQVGAKERLESLRLTRRSMSDLSLAGRCSVDVEEAKDGAVRLRVRLPKVQVEKLMQDSRDAAEAANKIMQLCVEKDGVQQKLLQPTADRRKEVLHLPLPRSLCLPSAAPLS